The DNA region CACGGGCCGGCTGCACGCCGTCGACATCGACTCCGGCGCGGAGGTCGGCGTCGGCGCCGACCAGCCCGTCGTCACCGCGAGCGTCCACAAGCTGTGCGTCCTCGTCACGCTGCACGAGCAGGCCGCGGCGGGCCGCCTCGACCTCACCGAGCAGATCGAGTGCCCGCCCGCCGACCGCACGTCCGGCCCGACCGGGCTCGCCGCGATGCTCGACCCCGTACGGATGTCCCTGCGCGACGCCGCGTACCTGATGATGGCCGTCAGCGACAACACCGCCGCCGAACTCCTCCTCGGCCGCGTCGGCCTGGACGCCGTCAACGCCACCACGGCCCGCCTCGGACTCGCCCGCACCCGCGCCGTGCACAGCTTCCGCGAGATGTTCGCGTCCATGCGCGAGGACGCGGGCCCCGGCGGCGCCCAGGCCCTGACCGACCCCTACGTCATCGCACGGCTGCGCGCCCTCGACCCCGCCCGCACCAACCACAGCACCCCGCGCGACATGACGCGCCTGCTCGGCGCGGTCTGGCGGGACGAGGCCTGCACCCCCGAACACGGCGCCGCCATGCGTCGCGTCCTCGGCCTCCAGGTCTGGCCGCACCGCCTCGCCGCGGGATTCCCCTTCGACGACGTCCACGTCGCGGGCAAGACCGGCAGCCTGCCGACCGTCCGCAACGAGGTCGGCGTCGTCGAGTACCCCGACGGCGGCCGCTACGCCGTCGCCGTCTTCACCCGCGCCGCCCGCACCGCGGCCACGCTGCCGTCGGCGGACGCGGTCATCGGGACGGCGGCGCGGATCGCGGTGGAGGCGCTGCGGGCGCCGTCGTGAGGGCGGGCTCGGCCCGGTTCATGAGGACGGGCTCGGCCCGGTTCATGAGGACGGGCTCGGCCCGGTTCATGAGGGCGGGCTCGGCCCGGTTCATGAGGGCGGGCTCAGGTCCAGGCGGACGCCGTTCATGAGGGCGGGCGCGGCCCGGTCGTGGGGGGCGGGCTCAGGTCCAGTGGGGGTCCCGCCCCGTCGCCGCGAGCAGCCGGTCGAAGTCCGACGCGTCCTCACGCACCGGCACCGGCTCCCCGAGGACACCCATCGCACGGGCCGTGGGGGCCAGCTCGTCGACGGCCGCGCGCAGGGCGGCCACGACATCCGGTACGCCGACATCCGGTACACCGACATCGGGTACGCCGACATCCCGTGCTCCGGCATCCGGTGCGCCGCTCGCGGGCGCCTCGTCCGTCCCGTACGCCTGGCCGGTCGCGCGGGCCAGGTCCCAGGCGTGCACCGTCAGATCGAGCAGGACCATCGAACCGACCGTCCGCGCGGGCATGTTCATCGCGCCGGTCGTACCCTCGTCGGCCCCGGGCTCGGACCAGGCGGCCACCACTTTCTCCGTCTCCGCCGCGAACCGCTCGCGCCAGTCGTCGCCCTCGGCCACGTAGTCGGGTGTGTCCCCGCCGAAGTCGGCGTTCCGTTTGGCGGCAAGCTCCTGGAACTGCACCACCACGTGGAAGAGGTGGTTCACCAGGGCGCGTACGTCGTACTCGGCGCAGGGCGTGCGGGCGCCGAGGCGGTCGTCGGGGAGGTTCCGCACCACGGGCAGGGCGTGGGCGGCGGCGACGGCCAGGAGGTCTCCGGTCCTGTGGGTGGTGTTCATGGGACGACGGTAGGCAGCCGGGGCCGGGCCCGTCTTGAACAAACGCGACAGCCCCGAGGGGGCGCGTCCCGGCCCACTGTCAGCGCCCCGCCCTACGATCACGCCATGCCCGGCCCCTCCGCCTCCCCCTCCCCCGCTCCGTCCCCCGGCACCCCCCGCCGCGACACCCGGGGCATCGTCGACCCCTCCGGCCTGCTGACCCGCGTACGTTTCCGACGCCACGCCCCCGCCGAACCGCTCCGCCCCTACCTGGAGCACTACTGGCTGATCGACTGGGACCTCACCGAGCCCTACGTGACGCACGTGGTGCCGCACCCGTCGGTGAACGTCGTCTTCCAAGACCTGCCGGG from Streptomyces flavofungini includes:
- a CDS encoding serine hydrolase, yielding MTTTPIRLQDAFAEAGVTGRLHAVDIDSGAEVGVGADQPVVTASVHKLCVLVTLHEQAAAGRLDLTEQIECPPADRTSGPTGLAAMLDPVRMSLRDAAYLMMAVSDNTAAELLLGRVGLDAVNATTARLGLARTRAVHSFREMFASMREDAGPGGAQALTDPYVIARLRALDPARTNHSTPRDMTRLLGAVWRDEACTPEHGAAMRRVLGLQVWPHRLAAGFPFDDVHVAGKTGSLPTVRNEVGVVEYPDGGRYAVAVFTRAARTAATLPSADAVIGTAARIAVEALRAPS
- a CDS encoding TIGR03086 family metal-binding protein — translated: MNTTHRTGDLLAVAAAHALPVVRNLPDDRLGARTPCAEYDVRALVNHLFHVVVQFQELAAKRNADFGGDTPDYVAEGDDWRERFAAETEKVVAAWSEPGADEGTTGAMNMPARTVGSMVLLDLTVHAWDLARATGQAYGTDEAPASGAPDAGARDVGVPDVGVPDVGVPDVVAALRAAVDELAPTARAMGVLGEPVPVREDASDFDRLLAATGRDPHWT